The Panacibacter microcysteis genome includes a window with the following:
- a CDS encoding transmembrane 220 family protein, protein MKLFNIIFCILFVLFAGLQYNDPDPYVWVPIYLYGAVLCWLAYKNKYYPKAYITGIVLYTLYAVYKIFDRNGLLDWINEHHAENIAGTMKAEKPWIEESREFFGLLILVIVLIIDLVFARRKQHR, encoded by the coding sequence ATGAAACTTTTCAACATTATCTTTTGCATTTTGTTTGTGCTTTTTGCAGGGCTGCAATACAATGATCCTGACCCTTATGTTTGGGTACCAATTTATTTATATGGTGCGGTTTTATGCTGGTTGGCGTATAAGAATAAATACTATCCCAAAGCATATATTACAGGCATTGTATTATACACGCTGTATGCAGTGTATAAAATCTTTGATCGTAATGGACTGCTTGACTGGATCAATGAACACCACGCAGAAAACATAGCAGGAACAATGAAGGCAGAAAAACCCTGGATCGAAGAAAGCCGTGAATTTTTTGGCCTGCTGATACTGGTAATAGTATTAATAATTGATCTTGTGTTTGCCCGCAGGAAGCAACACCGCTGA
- a CDS encoding DUF92 domain-containing protein: protein MPTTDIIIVSAIIIAGILGSVLFKKLTITAAVTGGAIAYLLFFSAGYTGVVMLAAFFILGSAATSFKLQLKQQQHLAEENKGKRSVMQVFANAGVAGMLAVLILLQPAYKETLQLMIAASFASALSDTFSSELGNVYGKKFYNISTLKKDTRGLNGVVSMEGLFFGICGSIIIATIAKIGFNYGLKELLIIAVAGLTGNVSDSIIGAVAERKKIIGNNTVNMLNTAIAAVAAAAILQM, encoded by the coding sequence ATGCCTACCACAGACATTATTATTGTTTCAGCAATCATCATAGCCGGCATACTTGGAAGTGTGCTGTTTAAAAAACTTACCATAACTGCAGCTGTTACAGGTGGCGCTATTGCATACTTATTATTTTTTTCTGCAGGTTATACAGGCGTTGTTATGCTTGCTGCATTTTTTATATTGGGTTCCGCCGCTACTTCATTTAAACTACAACTAAAGCAGCAACAACATTTAGCGGAAGAAAACAAAGGAAAGCGCAGCGTAATGCAGGTATTCGCAAATGCAGGTGTAGCGGGCATGTTGGCAGTTTTAATTTTGCTGCAACCTGCTTATAAAGAAACATTGCAGCTAATGATTGCCGCATCATTTGCCTCCGCACTTAGTGATACATTTTCCTCTGAACTGGGAAATGTTTATGGAAAAAAATTTTATAACATTAGTACCCTGAAAAAAGACACTAGAGGTCTCAATGGTGTGGTAAGTATGGAAGGCTTGTTTTTCGGAATATGTGGGAGTATAATTATTGCAACAATTGCAAAGATTGGGTTCAATTACGGTCTCAAAGAATTACTTATCATTGCTGTGGCAGGGTTAACTGGTAATGTTTCAGATTCTATCATCGGTGCAGTAGCCGAGAGAAAAAAAATTATAGGCAACAATACTGTAAATATGCTGAATACTGCCATAGCCGCTGTAGCTGCAGCAGCTATATTGCAGATGTAA
- a CDS encoding ABC transporter ATP-binding protein, which translates to MIELKNIKKSFGEKVILNDISAVMEAGKCNLIIGSSGSGKTVLTKCMVGLFAPDSGDILYSGEDIVKMDDEKRKELRQQIGMLFQGSALFDSMTVEQNVMFPLEMFSREGYKERKKRVDEVLARVELKDAHKKYPAEISGGMKKRVGIARSIVLNPKYLFCDEPNSGLDPQTSLVIDKLIKELTDEFNTTTIVVTHDMNSVMEIGDHIVYLYQGKKEWEGSNKEIIFSKNEKLNSFIFASDFLQDAKDMRMLEMKGKIDNDRNMDDLLNMPGSIT; encoded by the coding sequence ATGATCGAATTAAAAAATATCAAAAAATCCTTTGGTGAAAAGGTAATCTTAAACGATATCAGTGCAGTAATGGAAGCGGGTAAATGTAACCTCATTATCGGTTCCAGTGGTAGCGGCAAAACCGTATTAACCAAATGCATGGTTGGCCTTTTTGCACCGGATAGCGGCGATATTTTGTACAGCGGGGAAGATATTGTAAAAATGGATGATGAAAAGCGGAAAGAACTTCGCCAGCAGATAGGCATGCTGTTCCAGGGCTCTGCTTTGTTCGATTCCATGACGGTAGAGCAAAACGTGATGTTCCCGCTGGAGATGTTTTCAAGAGAAGGTTATAAAGAACGTAAGAAAAGGGTTGATGAAGTGCTGGCGCGTGTAGAATTGAAAGATGCCCATAAAAAATACCCAGCAGAAATAAGCGGCGGTATGAAAAAACGTGTAGGCATCGCACGTTCCATTGTGCTAAATCCAAAATATCTTTTTTGCGATGAGCCCAATTCAGGTCTTGATCCGCAAACATCACTGGTTATCGATAAACTCATTAAAGAGTTAACAGACGAATTCAATACCACGACCATTGTTGTTACACACGATATGAATAGTGTAATGGAAATCGGTGATCATATCGTATACCTCTACCAGGGCAAAAAAGAATGGGAAGGCTCCAACAAAGAAATTATTTTCAGCAAGAACGAAAAACTCAACAGCTTCATATTTGCTTCAGACTTTCTGCAGGATGCAAAAGATATGCGTATGCTTGAAATGAAAGGAAAAATTGATAACGACAGAAATATGGATGACCTGTTAAATATGCCCGGTTCAATTACGTAA
- the lysA gene encoding diaminopimelate decarboxylase, with amino-acid sequence MSQQLTKEQLISVANEFGTPVYIYHAEKIQEQLEELQNAFAKCKAKFFYACKSLTNINILKLVKQYGANLDCVSINEVHLGLKAGFEPKQILFTPNCVDFEEIEAGIKLGVNVNIDNISLLERFGNKYGSSYPVCIRLNPHIMAGGNFKISTGHIDSKFGISIHQMRHIERIVKTTGIHVAGLHMHTGSEIKDINVFLQGLEVMFDMARHFPKLEFIDLGSGFKVPYHDDDVKTDVAALGKKVCEAFAAYENENGRSLEVWFEPGKFLVSESGYFVVKANVIKQTTATVFVGVNSGFNHLIRPMFYEAYHRIENISNPNGPERIYTVVGNICETDTFAWDRKLNEVREGDLLVFCNAGAYGFEMSSNFNSRLKPAEVLVKNGQAHLIRKRDEFADLLKNQVEVL; translated from the coding sequence ATGTCGCAGCAACTAACAAAAGAGCAATTGATCAGTGTGGCCAATGAGTTTGGTACACCGGTTTATATCTACCATGCAGAAAAAATACAGGAGCAATTAGAAGAACTGCAAAATGCGTTCGCAAAGTGTAAGGCTAAGTTCTTTTACGCCTGTAAGTCTTTAACCAATATCAATATTCTTAAGCTGGTAAAGCAATACGGCGCTAACCTCGATTGCGTAAGCATTAATGAAGTACACCTTGGTTTAAAAGCAGGTTTCGAACCAAAACAAATACTGTTTACACCCAATTGCGTAGACTTTGAAGAAATAGAAGCAGGCATCAAACTTGGTGTTAACGTAAACATCGATAATATCTCTTTGCTGGAAAGATTCGGCAACAAATACGGATCGTCTTACCCTGTTTGTATCAGGCTTAACCCGCATATAATGGCGGGCGGTAATTTTAAAATATCTACAGGCCACATAGACAGTAAGTTTGGCATCTCCATACACCAGATGCGCCATATAGAACGCATTGTAAAAACCACCGGCATACACGTAGCAGGCCTCCACATGCACACAGGCAGCGAGATAAAAGACATCAATGTTTTTTTGCAGGGTCTTGAAGTAATGTTTGATATGGCACGCCATTTTCCAAAGCTTGAATTTATAGACCTTGGCAGTGGCTTTAAAGTGCCTTATCATGACGATGATGTAAAAACGGACGTGGCAGCACTCGGTAAAAAAGTTTGCGAAGCATTTGCCGCATACGAAAATGAAAATGGCCGCAGCCTCGAAGTATGGTTCGAGCCTGGTAAATTCCTGGTAAGTGAATCGGGTTATTTCGTGGTAAAAGCCAATGTTATCAAGCAAACCACTGCCACCGTTTTTGTTGGTGTAAACAGTGGTTTTAATCATCTCATACGCCCCATGTTTTATGAGGCCTATCACCGCATCGAAAATATCTCCAACCCAAACGGCCCGGAGAGAATTTATACTGTAGTAGGTAATATTTGCGAAACCGACACGTTTGCGTGGGATCGTAAATTAAACGAAGTACGGGAAGGAGATTTGCTGGTATTCTGCAATGCCGGTGCATATGGCTTTGAAATGAGCAGTAATTTTAACAGCCGTTTAAAGCCGGCAGAAGTGCTGGTCAAAAACGGGCAGGCACATTTAATAAGAAAGCGCGATGAGTTTGCAGACCTGCTCAAAAATCAGGTAGAAGTATTGTAG
- the scpB gene encoding SMC-Scp complex subunit ScpB has product MELSQIIPHIEALIFASEKPLTSLDIVELINNAFGFMEERIMLDQVESCIEGIREKYQSEFYPFEVRESGGGWQFLTKKDFHKTLAQLNGEKFLKRLSTAALETLAIIAYKQPITKGEIESIRGVNSDYSIQKLLEKELIIITGRNENMPGKPLVYATSKNFMDYFGLNTVSDLPKIKEVLAEQLIEPTIINAAHFGEAAPKEVTILAVDSNGDLIAHGNEQQENENHVEPSASEHEDAVGKAATDEAAPDEPTSEQNENEDNTSQDEDNENETKA; this is encoded by the coding sequence ATGGAACTTTCCCAAATCATACCACATATAGAGGCATTGATCTTTGCCAGTGAAAAGCCTTTGACCAGTCTTGATATCGTAGAGCTGATCAATAATGCCTTTGGATTTATGGAAGAGCGTATTATGCTCGACCAGGTGGAAAGTTGTATAGAAGGTATTCGTGAAAAATACCAAAGCGAATTTTATCCCTTTGAAGTAAGGGAAAGCGGCGGCGGCTGGCAATTTCTTACTAAAAAAGACTTTCACAAAACACTCGCACAATTAAACGGGGAGAAGTTTTTAAAGCGACTGTCAACCGCAGCGCTCGAAACCCTGGCTATTATCGCTTACAAGCAACCCATAACAAAAGGTGAGATAGAAAGCATACGTGGTGTAAACAGCGACTACAGCATTCAAAAGCTGCTGGAAAAAGAACTGATCATCATTACGGGCCGCAACGAAAATATGCCGGGCAAACCCTTAGTGTATGCTACATCAAAAAACTTCATGGACTATTTTGGGTTAAATACGGTGAGCGATCTTCCCAAAATAAAAGAGGTGCTGGCGGAGCAACTGATAGAACCAACCATCATCAACGCAGCGCACTTTGGAGAAGCTGCACCAAAAGAGGTAACCATCCTGGCAGTGGATAGTAACGGAGACCTCATTGCACACGGAAACGAACAGCAAGAGAATGAAAACCATGTTGAACCTTCTGCCAGCGAACATGAAGACGCAGTCGGGAAGGCTGCCACGGACGAAGCTGCACCTGATGAACCAACCAGTGAGCAAAATGAAAATGAAGATAACACGTCTCAGGATGAGGATAACGAAAACGAAACAAAAGCTTAG
- the atpG gene encoding ATP synthase F1 subunit gamma yields MPGQLKEVRNRISSVQSTQQITKAMKMVSAAKLRRAQDAIIQMRPYAQKLQEVLSNIISNTEGGVNMKLAEERPVEKLLLIVVTSDRGLAGAYNANVIKTAKQLIADKYADQQKKGNVTIWNIGKKGFESLTKSGYKTDAAYKDIFLNLSFENVQAASVAAMKAFENKEFDAVYIVYSEFKNAATQVFHSERFLPIPKVEKKAGAKKADFIFEPNKEQLIAELMPKILNTQLYKAVLDANASEHGARMTAMDKASDNANELLKSLKISYNRARQAAITTELTEIVSGAAALQG; encoded by the coding sequence ATGCCTGGTCAGTTAAAAGAAGTCCGCAACCGTATTAGTTCAGTACAAAGTACGCAACAAATAACCAAAGCAATGAAGATGGTAAGTGCTGCAAAATTGCGTCGTGCACAGGATGCCATCATTCAGATGAGACCTTATGCGCAAAAACTCCAGGAAGTATTGAGCAATATTATCAGCAATACTGAAGGCGGTGTAAATATGAAGCTTGCAGAGGAAAGACCTGTAGAAAAGCTACTATTGATTGTTGTAACGAGCGACAGGGGCCTTGCGGGTGCTTATAATGCCAATGTTATCAAAACCGCCAAACAACTGATCGCAGATAAATATGCTGATCAACAAAAAAAAGGTAATGTAACTATCTGGAACATTGGTAAAAAAGGTTTTGAAAGTCTTACCAAAAGCGGTTATAAAACAGATGCCGCATACAAAGATATTTTTCTCAATCTCAGTTTCGAGAATGTGCAGGCTGCTTCTGTTGCTGCCATGAAAGCTTTTGAGAACAAAGAATTTGATGCAGTATACATTGTCTACAGCGAGTTCAAAAACGCTGCAACCCAGGTATTTCACAGCGAGCGTTTTCTGCCTATTCCAAAAGTGGAGAAAAAAGCAGGTGCGAAAAAGGCCGACTTTATATTTGAACCGAATAAAGAACAGCTTATTGCAGAGCTGATGCCAAAGATCCTTAATACACAATTGTACAAAGCAGTATTAGACGCTAATGCCAGCGAACATGGGGCGCGTATGACGGCAATGGATAAAGCAAGCGATAATGCAAACGAATTGCTCAAGTCTCTCAAAATATCATATAACCGAGCACGCCAGGCAGCCATTACCACAGAGCTTACAGAAATCGTAAGCGGTGCTGCAGCATTGCAGGGATAA